From a region of the Ponticoccus alexandrii genome:
- a CDS encoding ABC transporter permease produces the protein MAAETEAHVDERIRAESVTTKLMKRPELGAIGGVILVTLFFLITADSAMFTLSGIMNFMTPAAQLGILGIAAAMLMIGGEFDLSIGSMVAFAGMVFGVFTVNMGLPLIVAIPLTMLFAALIGAVNGSIVLKTGLPSFIVTLAGLFILRGAALVGLKIFTGGSTQLRGVRDAVEGDWLAPIFSGEAFGGLFAWLADAGLIETFKNGTPKVPGIPVEILWFIALALVATYVLLRTPAGNWIFATGGDSNAATNSGVPVRRVKISLFMLTACAAALVAIITVIDAGSTDARRGFMKEFEAIITAVIGGCLLTGGYGSAIGAFFGAIIFGMVTIGLTYTDFDQDWFQIFLGGMLLLAVVFNNVIRKRVTGER, from the coding sequence ATGGCAGCCGAGACCGAGGCCCATGTGGACGAGCGCATCCGCGCGGAGTCCGTCACGACAAAACTCATGAAACGGCCGGAACTGGGCGCCATCGGGGGCGTGATCCTCGTGACGCTGTTCTTCCTGATCACCGCCGACAGCGCCATGTTCACGCTGTCGGGCATCATGAACTTCATGACCCCTGCCGCCCAGCTTGGCATTCTGGGCATCGCGGCGGCGATGCTGATGATCGGCGGCGAATTCGACCTGTCCATCGGGTCCATGGTGGCCTTCGCGGGCATGGTCTTCGGCGTCTTCACGGTCAACATGGGGCTGCCGCTGATCGTGGCGATCCCGCTGACCATGCTCTTCGCCGCCCTGATCGGGGCGGTCAACGGCTCCATCGTGCTGAAGACCGGGCTGCCGTCCTTCATCGTGACGCTTGCGGGGCTGTTCATCCTGCGCGGCGCCGCGCTGGTCGGGCTGAAGATCTTCACCGGTGGCTCCACCCAGTTGCGCGGCGTGCGCGACGCGGTCGAGGGCGACTGGCTGGCGCCGATCTTCTCGGGCGAGGCCTTTGGCGGCCTTTTCGCATGGCTTGCGGACGCCGGTCTGATCGAGACCTTCAAGAATGGCACGCCCAAGGTGCCCGGCATCCCGGTTGAGATCCTGTGGTTCATCGCGCTGGCGCTGGTGGCGACCTACGTGCTGCTGCGCACCCCGGCGGGCAACTGGATCTTCGCCACCGGCGGCGACAGCAATGCTGCCACCAACTCGGGCGTGCCGGTGCGCAGGGTCAAGATCAGCCTCTTCATGCTGACCGCCTGCGCCGCCGCCCTCGTCGCCATCATCACCGTGATCGACGCCGGATCGACCGACGCGCGGCGCGGTTTCATGAAGGAGTTCGAGGCGATCATCACGGCGGTCATCGGCGGCTGCCTTCTGACCGGCGGCTACGGCTCTGCCATCGGGGCCTTCTTCGGGGCGATCATCTTCGGCATGGTCACCATCGGCCTGACCTACACCGACTTCGATCAGGATTGGTTCCAGATCTTCCTCGGCGGCATGCTGCTGCTGGCGGTGGTCTTCAACAACGTGATCCGCAAGCGTGTGACGGGGGAGCGCTGA
- a CDS encoding ATP-binding cassette domain-containing protein, protein MTADSTFHQGETAKGAKPIIHMEGIKKHFGNVIALNGVTFDVTPGECHCLLGDNGAGKSTFIKTMSGVHKPTAGQIFFEGKPLSFDSPREAMEAGIATVFQDLAMIPLMSVTRNFFMGREPTKGRGLAKRFDIDKANEITMEEMRRMGINLRAPDQAVGTLSGGERQTVAIARAVYFGAKVLILDEPTSALGVRQTSNVLSTIDRVRKQGVGVVFISHNVRHALAVGDRFTVLNRGQTLGTAVRGEIDAAELQDLMAGGQEMAQLEGSLGGTI, encoded by the coding sequence ATGACCGCAGACAGCACATTCCACCAAGGCGAGACCGCCAAGGGTGCCAAGCCCATCATCCACATGGAGGGCATCAAGAAGCACTTCGGCAACGTGATCGCGCTGAACGGCGTGACCTTCGACGTGACCCCGGGCGAATGCCACTGCCTTCTGGGCGACAACGGCGCGGGCAAGTCGACCTTCATCAAGACCATGTCGGGCGTCCACAAGCCGACGGCGGGCCAGATCTTCTTCGAGGGCAAGCCGCTGTCCTTCGACAGCCCGCGCGAAGCGATGGAGGCCGGGATCGCCACAGTGTTCCAGGACCTCGCGATGATCCCGCTGATGAGCGTCACGCGCAACTTCTTCATGGGGCGCGAACCGACGAAGGGCCGGGGGCTGGCGAAGCGCTTCGACATCGACAAGGCCAACGAGATCACCATGGAAGAGATGCGCAGGATGGGCATCAACCTGCGCGCGCCGGATCAGGCGGTGGGCACGCTGTCGGGCGGCGAGCGCCAGACCGTCGCCATCGCCCGCGCAGTGTATTTCGGAGCCAAGGTGCTGATCCTCGACGAGCCGACCTCGGCCCTTGGCGTGCGGCAGACCTCGAACGTGCTTTCGACCATCGACCGGGTGCGCAAGCAGGGCGTCGGCGTGGTCTTCATCAGCCACAACGTGCGGCACGCGCTGGCGGTGGGCGACCGCTTCACCGTGCTGAACCGGGGCCAGACCCTCGGAACCGCCGTGCGCGGAGAGATCGACGCCGCAGAGCTTCAGGACCTCATGGCCGGCGGGCAGGAGATGGCCCAGCTGGAAGGCTCGCTGGGCGGCACGATCTGA
- a CDS encoding Gfo/Idh/MocA family protein, protein MSETDKAPGVALIGTGFMGKCHAMAWNNVATVFGVPRPRLEVLCDVTDASARTHAAAFGFRRATTDWQAAVADPAVDIISITTPNGLHRPMAEAALEAGKHVWLEKPMALTLEDAEAMAALSAARPGQVTMLGYNYRRSPAFQAARALIAAGEIGEPRAFRGVYDEDYSADPALPWSWRLIREGGGLGALGDLGCHLVSQMIALMGPVAELTAMTQIAIPERPSPDGPKPVENEDSALALIRFDSGAQGSFATSRVARGRKCRLQWEVHGSDGTLVFDQENMNELWLHRANEAGFTRHLTGPEQPDFAAFCPGAGHNFGFNEMKVIEARDLLAAIDGAPNTGPDFAEGLAIERIIHTMAASEGRLVRLGEAT, encoded by the coding sequence ATGTCTGAGACCGACAAAGCGCCCGGCGTCGCCCTGATCGGCACGGGCTTCATGGGCAAATGCCACGCGATGGCGTGGAACAATGTCGCCACCGTCTTCGGCGTGCCGCGCCCCCGGCTGGAGGTGCTGTGCGACGTGACCGACGCCTCGGCCCGGACCCATGCGGCGGCCTTCGGGTTCCGGCGGGCGACGACCGACTGGCAGGCGGCGGTGGCCGACCCGGCGGTGGACATCATCTCGATCACCACGCCGAACGGGTTGCACCGCCCGATGGCCGAAGCGGCGCTGGAGGCGGGCAAGCACGTCTGGCTGGAAAAGCCCATGGCGCTGACGCTGGAAGATGCAGAGGCGATGGCCGCGCTCTCCGCCGCCCGGCCCGGGCAGGTGACCATGCTGGGCTACAACTACCGCCGCAGCCCCGCCTTTCAGGCCGCGCGCGCGCTGATCGCGGCGGGCGAGATCGGAGAGCCGCGTGCCTTTCGCGGTGTCTATGACGAGGACTATTCCGCCGATCCGGCCTTGCCGTGGTCGTGGCGGCTGATCCGTGAGGGCGGCGGGCTGGGTGCATTGGGCGATCTTGGCTGCCACCTCGTCAGCCAGATGATCGCGCTGATGGGGCCGGTGGCCGAACTGACCGCCATGACGCAGATCGCCATCCCTGAACGGCCCTCGCCCGACGGCCCCAAGCCGGTCGAGAACGAGGACAGCGCGCTTGCACTGATCCGCTTCGACTCGGGTGCGCAGGGGTCCTTTGCCACCTCGCGGGTGGCGCGCGGGCGCAAGTGTCGCCTGCAGTGGGAGGTACACGGCTCTGACGGCACGCTGGTCTTCGATCAGGAGAACATGAACGAGCTCTGGCTGCATCGCGCCAACGAGGCCGGGTTCACCCGCCACCTCACGGGGCCGGAGCAGCCGGATTTCGCCGCCTTCTGCCCCGGCGCGGGGCACAACTTCGGCTTCAACGAGATGAAGGTCATCGAGGCGCGCGACCTTCTGGCAGCTATCGACGGCGCGCCCAACACCGGCCCGGATTTCGCCGAGGGCCTCGCGATAGAGCGCATCATTCACACCATGGCGGCCTCGGAGGGTCGCCTGGTCAGACTTGGAGAAGCGACATGA
- a CDS encoding bifunctional 5-dehydro-2-deoxygluconokinase/5-dehydro-2-deoxyphosphogluconate aldolase: MKDLDVITIGRAGVDLYGAQIGGRLEDMGSFDKYIGGSPTNIACGSARLGLKTALISRVGDEHMGRFILEQLAREGVCTDGVVTDPERLTALVILGIRDQEQFPLIFYRENCADMALCEDDIDEGFIQRARAVVVTGTHLSHPRTEAAVLKALKLARKHGLRTALDIDYRPNLWGVAGHGDGESRFVESETVTAKLLSTLHLFDLIVGTEEEFHIAGGSTDTLAALRRVRENSAATLVCKRGALGAVAFEGAVPDSLDEGQTGQGFPIEVFNVLGAGDGFFSGLLKGWMADADWPTALKYANACGAFAVSRHGCTPAYPSLEELEFFLARGVQRPDLRNDPELEQVHWATNRHGDWSSVKTFAFDHRLQLEEMEGYSPAKGAAFKELCLEAALKVQNGQPGYGILCDNRIGRSALHAASGSGLWIGRPVELPGSRPIAFEPDLGADFGRLREWARENVVKLLVFCHPDDDAGMRAVQEERVHRLFTAARRNGLEFLLEVIPSKVGPVDDDTAATLIQQFYDAGVYPDWWKLEPFKTEAAWAKAAQAIERNDPRTRGIVVLGLDAPEAALAESFALAARQPLVKGFAVGRTIFGDAARAWLKGEMTNADAVAQMAARYTRLCEIWDAARAEARQHAA, from the coding sequence ATGAAGGATCTCGACGTCATCACCATCGGCCGCGCGGGCGTGGACCTTTACGGCGCGCAGATCGGCGGGCGGCTGGAGGATATGGGCTCCTTCGACAAATACATCGGCGGCTCGCCCACCAATATCGCCTGCGGCAGCGCGCGGCTGGGCCTGAAGACCGCGCTGATATCCCGCGTGGGCGACGAACACATGGGGCGCTTCATCCTCGAACAGCTTGCGCGCGAGGGGGTCTGCACCGATGGCGTCGTGACCGACCCCGAGCGCCTGACCGCGCTGGTGATCCTCGGCATCCGCGATCAGGAACAGTTTCCGCTGATCTTCTACCGCGAGAACTGCGCCGACATGGCGCTTTGCGAGGATGACATCGACGAGGGCTTCATCCAGCGCGCCCGCGCCGTGGTGGTGACGGGCACGCATCTGTCGCATCCGCGCACCGAGGCGGCGGTGCTCAAGGCGCTGAAGCTGGCGCGCAAGCACGGGCTGCGCACGGCGCTCGACATCGACTACCGCCCGAACCTCTGGGGTGTGGCGGGGCATGGTGACGGCGAAAGCCGCTTCGTCGAAAGCGAGACGGTGACGGCCAAGCTGCTGTCGACGCTGCATCTGTTCGACCTGATCGTCGGCACCGAAGAGGAGTTCCACATCGCCGGCGGCTCGACCGACACCCTCGCCGCCCTGCGCCGGGTGCGCGAGAATTCCGCCGCGACGCTGGTCTGCAAGCGCGGCGCTCTGGGGGCGGTGGCCTTCGAGGGCGCGGTGCCGGACAGCCTTGACGAGGGGCAGACAGGGCAGGGCTTCCCGATCGAGGTCTTCAACGTGCTGGGCGCGGGCGACGGGTTCTTCTCGGGCCTGCTCAAGGGCTGGATGGCGGACGCCGACTGGCCGACCGCGCTGAAATACGCCAATGCCTGCGGGGCCTTCGCGGTCAGCCGCCACGGCTGCACCCCCGCCTATCCATCTCTGGAAGAGCTGGAGTTCTTCCTTGCGCGCGGCGTGCAGCGCCCCGACCTGCGCAACGATCCCGAACTGGAGCAGGTGCATTGGGCCACCAACCGGCATGGCGACTGGTCGAGCGTGAAGACCTTCGCCTTCGACCACCGCCTGCAACTGGAAGAGATGGAGGGCTATAGCCCCGCCAAGGGCGCCGCCTTCAAGGAGCTGTGTCTGGAGGCCGCGCTGAAGGTGCAGAACGGCCAGCCGGGTTACGGCATTCTCTGCGACAACCGCATCGGGCGCTCGGCTCTGCACGCGGCCAGCGGCTCTGGCCTGTGGATCGGGCGCCCGGTGGAACTGCCCGGTTCGCGCCCCATCGCGTTCGAGCCCGACCTCGGTGCCGATTTCGGGCGCCTGCGCGAATGGGCGCGCGAGAACGTGGTCAAGCTGCTGGTCTTCTGTCACCCGGACGACGACGCCGGGATGCGGGCGGTGCAGGAAGAGCGCGTGCATCGCCTTTTCACCGCCGCCCGCCGCAACGGGCTGGAATTCCTGCTGGAAGTGATCCCGTCGAAGGTCGGCCCGGTGGATGACGACACCGCCGCCACGCTGATCCAGCAGTTCTACGACGCGGGCGTCTACCCCGACTGGTGGAAGCTGGAACCCTTCAAAACCGAGGCCGCATGGGCCAAGGCGGCTCAGGCCATCGAGCGCAACGACCCCCGCACCCGGGGCATCGTGGTTCTGGGCCTCGACGCGCCCGAGGCCGCACTTGCGGAAAGTTTCGCGCTGGCGGCGCGGCAACCGCTGGTCAAGGGTTTCGCCGTGGGCCGGACGATCTTTGGCGATGCCGCCCGGGCGTGGCTGAAGGGCGAGATGACCAATGCCGACGCGGTCGCACAGATGGCGGCCCGCTACACCCGCCTGTGCGAGATCTGGGATGCGGCCCGCGCCGAGGCCCGGCAGCACGCGGCCTGA
- the iolD gene encoding 3D-(3,5/4)-trihydroxycyclohexane-1,2-dione acylhydrolase (decyclizing), with amino-acid sequence MSNTIRLTAAQAMVKWLAAQMIEDDAPDSQAGGQARAERFIDGIWGIFGHGNVAGLGEALEKARQDFPTWRGQNEQTMAHAAIAYAKAKKRRRAMAVTSSIGPGATNLVTAAALAHVNRLPVLLIPGDVFANRRPDPVLQQVEDFEDGTVSANDCLRPVSRYFDRISRPEHLLTALPRALATMTDPATCGPVTLAFCQDTQTEAYDYPAEFFERRVWRIRRPQPDPREVADLVALIKAAKAPVIVAGGGVIYAQAEDTLARFAETHGIPVVETQAGKSALAQGHPMNFGASGVDGSAAANALAAEADLVIGVGTRFQDFTTGSRTLFSNPGRRLVSINVAGYDAVKHGALPVMGDAKATLEALSDALGSHSAGAFDPKARTAWLDAVTHHCRDRQRAAGDLPTDAEVIGAVQRATGEDSVAMCAAGTMPGALKLLWQPSQGGYHMEYGFSCMGYEIAGAMGVKLASPEREVICFVGDGSYMMANSELATAVMRRVPFTVVLTDNRGYGCINRLQQGCGGAPFNNLYADSNVEAQPQIDYVAHAASMGAHAVKVGSIADLETRIAEARGRDIPTVIVIETTPHEGPGFGEAGHWWDVAVPEVGSTEALNKAYATYLDNKQRQRLVN; translated from the coding sequence ATGAGCAACACGATCCGACTGACCGCCGCGCAGGCCATGGTGAAATGGCTGGCCGCGCAGATGATCGAGGACGACGCCCCCGACAGCCAAGCGGGAGGGCAGGCCAGGGCCGAGCGGTTCATCGACGGCATCTGGGGCATCTTCGGTCATGGCAACGTGGCGGGTCTGGGCGAGGCGCTGGAGAAGGCCCGTCAGGACTTCCCCACTTGGCGCGGCCAGAACGAACAGACCATGGCCCATGCCGCCATCGCCTATGCCAAGGCCAAGAAGCGCAGGCGGGCCATGGCCGTGACCTCTTCGATCGGGCCGGGGGCCACGAACCTCGTGACCGCCGCCGCGCTGGCGCATGTGAACCGCCTGCCGGTGCTGCTGATCCCCGGCGACGTCTTCGCCAACCGCCGACCCGACCCGGTGCTGCAACAGGTCGAGGATTTCGAGGACGGCACGGTTTCGGCCAACGACTGCCTGCGGCCCGTGTCGCGCTACTTCGACCGCATTAGCCGCCCCGAACACCTGCTGACCGCGCTGCCCCGCGCACTGGCCACGATGACGGACCCGGCCACCTGCGGGCCGGTCACGCTGGCCTTTTGTCAGGACACGCAGACAGAGGCCTACGACTACCCCGCCGAGTTCTTCGAGCGCCGCGTCTGGCGTATCCGCCGCCCGCAGCCGGACCCGCGCGAGGTCGCGGACCTCGTGGCGCTGATCAAGGCGGCCAAGGCCCCGGTGATCGTCGCCGGGGGCGGGGTGATCTACGCGCAGGCCGAGGACACCCTTGCGCGCTTTGCCGAGACCCACGGCATCCCCGTGGTCGAGACGCAGGCGGGCAAGTCCGCGCTGGCGCAAGGCCACCCGATGAACTTCGGCGCCAGCGGTGTCGATGGCTCCGCCGCCGCCAATGCTCTGGCCGCAGAGGCGGATCTGGTGATCGGCGTCGGCACGCGCTTTCAGGACTTCACCACCGGCAGCCGGACGCTGTTCTCGAACCCCGGGCGGCGGCTCGTCTCGATCAACGTGGCGGGCTATGACGCTGTCAAACACGGCGCCCTTCCGGTCATGGGCGACGCCAAAGCCACGCTCGAGGCGCTCTCCGACGCGCTCGGCAGCCACAGCGCGGGGGCCTTCGACCCCAAGGCCCGCACCGCGTGGCTGGATGCGGTGACGCACCATTGCCGCGACCGGCAGCGCGCGGCGGGCGACCTGCCCACCGATGCCGAGGTGATCGGCGCCGTCCAGCGCGCCACCGGCGAGGATTCCGTGGCCATGTGCGCCGCCGGAACCATGCCCGGCGCGCTGAAGCTGCTGTGGCAGCCGTCTCAGGGCGGCTACCACATGGAATACGGTTTCAGCTGCATGGGGTACGAGATCGCGGGCGCCATGGGCGTCAAGCTGGCCAGCCCCGAGCGCGAGGTGATCTGTTTCGTCGGCGACGGCAGCTACATGATGGCGAACTCGGAACTGGCGACCGCCGTGATGCGCCGGGTGCCCTTCACCGTCGTGCTGACCGACAACCGGGGATATGGCTGCATCAACCGCCTGCAGCAGGGTTGCGGCGGCGCGCCCTTCAACAACCTCTACGCCGACAGCAACGTCGAGGCGCAGCCACAGATCGACTACGTGGCCCATGCCGCGTCCATGGGCGCCCATGCGGTCAAGGTGGGCAGCATCGCGGATCTGGAAACCCGGATCGCAGAGGCGCGCGGTCGCGACATTCCCACGGTGATCGTCATCGAGACGACCCCGCACGAGGGACCCGGTTTCGGCGAGGCGGGTCACTGGTGGGACGTGGCCGTGCCCGAGGTCGGCTCCACCGAGGCCCTGAACAAGGCCTATGCCACCTATCTCGACAACAAGCAGCGCCAGCGGCTCGTGAACTGA
- the iolE gene encoding myo-inosose-2 dehydratase codes for MIRFGTNPIAWANDDDQSLGAHIPTARILDEAGRQIGFDGIENGHRWPADPEELRLMMEEAGLAFISGWHSLNLLAHSVEAEKAAIQPHLDRLKHNGCTVCIACETSNSVQGQDRPLSDRPVLGEAAMRDFGAKVEEIAQYCADQGIALVYHHHMGTVVQSPEDIDAFMAATGPATKLLFDAGHCFFGGGDPEAVLKKHIARVRHVHAKNVRPAIRARVEAEGLSFMDGVRAGVFTVPGDQEGAVDFAPLLKVLAGNRYDGWIVIEAEQDPDQRNPLLYQTLGLATLKRQAAEAGLI; via the coding sequence ATGATCCGTTTCGGCACCAACCCCATCGCATGGGCCAATGACGACGACCAGAGCCTTGGCGCGCATATCCCGACGGCGCGTATCCTCGACGAGGCCGGGCGCCAGATCGGCTTTGACGGAATCGAGAACGGCCACCGCTGGCCCGCCGACCCCGAAGAGCTGCGGCTGATGATGGAAGAGGCCGGGCTGGCTTTCATTTCCGGCTGGCACTCGCTGAACCTGCTCGCGCATTCGGTCGAGGCAGAGAAGGCCGCGATCCAGCCGCATCTGGACCGGCTGAAGCACAACGGCTGCACCGTCTGCATCGCCTGCGAGACCTCGAACTCGGTGCAGGGGCAGGACAGGCCGCTCTCCGACCGCCCGGTGCTGGGCGAAGCGGCGATGCGGGACTTCGGCGCCAAGGTCGAAGAGATCGCGCAATACTGCGCCGATCAGGGCATCGCGCTGGTCTATCACCACCACATGGGCACGGTCGTGCAATCGCCCGAGGACATCGACGCCTTCATGGCGGCGACCGGTCCGGCGACCAAGCTGCTCTTCGACGCGGGCCATTGCTTTTTCGGGGGCGGGGACCCCGAGGCGGTGCTGAAGAAGCACATCGCCCGCGTGCGCCATGTCCACGCCAAGAACGTCCGCCCCGCCATCCGCGCGCGGGTCGAGGCCGAGGGTCTGTCCTTCATGGACGGCGTCCGTGCCGGTGTCTTCACCGTCCCCGGCGATCAGGAGGGCGCGGTGGATTTCGCCCCGTTGCTGAAGGTCTTGGCCGGAAACCGTTATGACGGCTGGATCGTCATCGAGGCCGAGCAGGACCCGGACCAGCGCAACCCGCTGCTTTACCAGACGCTCGGCCTTGCCACCTTGAAACGCCAAGCCGCCGAGGCCGGCCTGATCTGA
- the iolB gene encoding 5-deoxy-glucuronate isomerase, with protein MPDLLKRPFGTHGKVHQITPESAGWRYVGFDLWRLRAGETVSDVTGTDEVILVMVEGKASLQGAGQDWGELGDRMSVFEKTPPHCLYLPNGSDWSATATTDCVIAVCRAPGQGGHPARRIGPDGITLTQRGEGSNTRHINNIAMEAEDYCDALLVTEVFTPAGNWSSYPSHRHDEDDFPRITYLEETYYHRLNPSDGFGIQRVYTDDLQLNETMAVHDGDVVCVPRGHHPCGAPHGFEMYYLNVMAGPLRKWRFVAAPPVEHLMR; from the coding sequence ATGCCCGATCTTCTCAAACGCCCCTTCGGGACCCACGGCAAGGTCCATCAAATCACGCCGGAAAGCGCGGGCTGGCGCTATGTCGGTTTCGACCTCTGGCGCCTGCGCGCCGGAGAGACCGTGTCGGATGTCACCGGCACCGACGAGGTGATCCTCGTCATGGTCGAGGGCAAGGCCTCCCTTCAGGGTGCCGGTCAGGATTGGGGCGAGCTGGGCGACCGGATGAGTGTCTTCGAGAAGACGCCGCCGCATTGCCTCTATCTGCCGAACGGGTCGGACTGGTCCGCCACGGCCACCACCGATTGCGTGATCGCCGTCTGCAGGGCGCCGGGGCAGGGCGGGCATCCGGCGCGGCGCATCGGCCCGGATGGCATCACCCTGACCCAGCGCGGCGAGGGCTCCAACACCCGCCACATCAACAACATCGCCATGGAGGCCGAGGACTATTGCGATGCGCTGCTGGTGACAGAGGTCTTCACGCCCGCGGGCAACTGGTCGTCCTACCCCAGCCACCGGCACGACGAGGATGACTTTCCGCGCATCACCTACCTCGAAGAGACCTATTATCACCGGCTCAACCCGTCTGACGGCTTCGGCATCCAGCGCGTCTACACCGACGACCTGCAGTTGAACGAGACGATGGCCGTGCACGACGGCGACGTGGTCTGCGTGCCGCGCGGCCACCACCCCTGCGGCGCCCCGCACGGCTTCGAGATGTACTACCTCAACGTCATGGCGGGGCCGCTGCGCAAGTGGCGCTTCGTCGCCGCTCCGCCCGTCGAGCACCTGATGCGCTAA
- a CDS encoding TIM barrel protein yields the protein MTFQLAACAEMLWRDKPIAWRVARLTERGLGVGLWNWPDHDLSKLEKVGANYTIMNGYLTGRLTDAEGAERLLTSARETAEVGKRLGVDRLNLHGTGLGEGGIPIPQHGAFAPGMVLRARETLHRLCDMAEDMGVVYTLENLNPLDHPGCPFGSTADVLSLVSAVNRPQLRINLDLYHTQIGEGDLIRWCRACLPWIGEVQVADNPGRCEPGTGEINYAGVARALRDMGYTGAVGMEAYAAGDSDAAVEAFVAAFTL from the coding sequence ATGACCTTTCAGCTTGCCGCCTGCGCCGAGATGCTCTGGCGCGACAAACCGATCGCGTGGCGCGTCGCGCGTCTGACCGAACGCGGCCTTGGCGTCGGCCTGTGGAACTGGCCCGACCACGACCTGTCCAAGCTCGAAAAGGTCGGCGCCAACTACACCATCATGAACGGCTACCTCACCGGTCGGCTGACCGATGCCGAGGGCGCCGAGAGGCTGCTGACGTCGGCGCGCGAGACCGCCGAGGTCGGCAAGCGGCTGGGGGTGGACCGGCTGAACCTCCATGGCACGGGACTGGGAGAGGGCGGCATTCCGATCCCCCAGCACGGCGCCTTTGCGCCGGGGATGGTCCTGCGCGCGCGCGAGACCCTGCACCGCCTCTGCGACATGGCCGAGGACATGGGCGTGGTCTACACGCTGGAGAACCTGAACCCGCTGGATCATCCCGGCTGTCCCTTCGGGTCGACCGCCGATGTGCTGTCCCTGGTCTCGGCGGTGAACCGTCCGCAGTTGCGGATCAATCTCGACCTCTATCACACGCAGATCGGCGAGGGCGACCTGATCCGCTGGTGCCGGGCCTGCCTGCCGTGGATCGGAGAGGTGCAGGTCGCCGACAATCCCGGTCGCTGCGAGCCCGGCACCGGAGAGATCAACTATGCCGGTGTCGCCCGTGCCCTGCGCGACATGGGCTATACCGGTGCAGTGGGGATGGAGGCCTACGCGGCGGGCGACAGCGACGCCGCCGTCGAGGCCTTCGTGGCGGCCTTCACGCTGTAG